Proteins from a single region of Juglans microcarpa x Juglans regia isolate MS1-56 chromosome 5S, Jm3101_v1.0, whole genome shotgun sequence:
- the LOC121268240 gene encoding probable WRKY transcription factor 31, translating to MDKGWGLALDSDSLGSFLLDKNNRAQERMFPAGIHFPVSLDRRDEHASPAPSDENRVVVGEVDFFANKSGLAGHDHNDREVDDSKTVVKKENSHGEAAPCRPDLDVNTKLHLLTANTGSDQSTVDDGVSSDAEDRRAKAELAQLQTELQSMNSENQKLRDMLSRVSNNYSVLQMHLVGLMKQQQNHGTDSTNDHEVVDGKSEEKKPEDGGAVVPRQFMDLGPGTIAETNEVSQSSSEDRTISASPRNMNSTGKDEIVSFDKGRDGKSLGRDQESPESETQGWVPNKVSKLNTSTPVDQPTAEATMRKARVSVRARSEAPMISDGCQWRKYGQKMAKGNPCPRAYYRCTMAVGCPVRKQVQRCAEDRSILITTYEGNHNHPLPPAAMAMASTTTAAATMLLSGSMSSADGLMNPNLLARAILPGSSSMATISASAPFPTVTLDLTHSPSPLQFQRNPSQFPVHFQGQHQTFGSVPTPPLTQVLGQALYNQSKFAGLQLSQEMGASHIAHQIAAAAQPPLHQAQPPSLADTVSAATAAITADPNFTAALAAAISSIINGGAHPSTATASNNNNNDSANMTTSNSNSHKMSSFHGN from the exons ATGGACAAAGGATGGGGTCTCGCCCTTGACTCTGATTCCCTCGGCAGCTTTCTCCTCGACAAGAACAACAGAGCCCAAGAAAGGATGTTTCCGGCCGGTATTCATTTTCCGGTGTCTCTTGACCGTAGGGACGAACATGCCTCTCCAGCGCCGTCCGATGAGAACCGGGTCGTCGTCGGCGAGGTTGACTTCTTTGCTAATAAGAGTGGGTTAGCTGGTCATGATCATAATGATCGTGAAGTTGATGATTCCAAAACTGTTGTCAAGAAAGAGAATTCTCACGGTGAAGCTGCTCCTTGCAGGCCTGATTTGGATGTTAAC ACTAAGTTGCACCTTCTTACTGCCAACACTGGAAGTGATCAATCAACAGTGGATGATGGGGTTTCATCGGACGCTGAAGATAGGCGAGCCAAGGCTGag CTGGCTCAGCTGCAAACGGAGCTGCAAAGTATGAATTCAGAAAACCAAAAATTGAGAGACATGCTTAGTCGAGTGAGCAACAATTACAGTGTCCTACAGATGCATCTTGTCGGGTTGATGAAACAGCAACAGAATCATGGAACCGATAGCACAAACGATCATGAG GTTGTTGATGGTAAATCTGAAGAGAAAAAACCCGAAGATGGAGGAGCAGTGGTGCCAAGACAGTTTATGGATCTAGGCCCTGGTACCATAGCCGAGACAAACGAGGTATCTCAATCTTCGTCGGAAGATAGAACAATTTCGGCATCGCCTAGGAACATGAACAGTACTGGTAAAGATGAGATTGTTTCATTTGATAAGGGCCGCGATGGCAAAAGTCTTGGTAGGGATCAAGAGAGCCCGGAGTCCGAGACACAAGGTTGGGTTCCAAATAAGGTTTCCAAATTGAATACCTCCACGCCTGTTGACCAACCCACTGCTGAAGCCACCATGCGGAAAGCCCGTGTCTCAGTTCGTGCCCGGTCAGAAGCTCCGATG ATCAGCGATGGCTGCCAATGGAGAAAATATGGACAAAAGATGGCAAAAGGAAACCCATGTCCCCGGGCATATTACCGGTGCACTATGGCTGTTGGCTGTCCTGTCCGCAAACAG GTTCAACGTTGTGCTGAAGACCGATCGATCTTGATAACTACTTACGAAGGAAACCATAATCATCCTCTTCCACCAGCTGCAATGGCCATGGCATCAACCACAACAGCAGCTGCTACGATGTTGCTGTCGGGATCCATGTCAAGCGCAGATGGCCTAATGAACCCTAATTTGCTAGCCAGAGCTATTCTCCCTGGCTCATCAAGTATGGCAACAATCTCAGCTTCCGCACCGTTCCCGACCGTGACGCTGGACCTGACGCACTCCCCTAGTCCGTTGCAGTTTCAAAGAAACCCTTCCCAATTCCCGGTCCACTTCCAAGGCCAGCACCAGACCTTTGGGTCAGTGCCAACCCCACCACTGACTCAGGTTCTAGGTCAAGCACTCTATAACCAATCGAAATTCGCTGGTCTTCAGCTGTCCCAGGAAATGGGAGCCTCCCATATAGCCCACCAAATAGCCGCAGCGGCCCAACCCCCGTTGCACCAAGCTCAGCCTCCTTCATTGGCCGACACGGTGAGCGCTGCCACAGCCGCTATTACTGCCGATCCAAACTTCACCGCAGCTCTTGCAGCGGCCATCTCATCCATCATTAATGGCGGAGCTCATCCAAGCACAGCCACCgccagcaacaacaacaacaacgacAGTGCTAACATGACAACAAGCAACAGCAACAGCCACAAAATGAGCAGTTTTCATGGGAATTAA
- the LOC121268262 gene encoding putative pectate lyase 2, producing MASLSPLLAVILLSSSLTYITYSSSTLEAADDTTPQPWISASSNPKPTNNILNVIDSCWRTKSNWAADRRALADCTVGFGKDAIGGKLGEIYVVTTPDDDPINPKPGTLRYGVIQDEPLWITFAEDMAIKLENELLVNSYKTIDGRGAKVDIANGPCITVQNVSHVIIHGISIHDCKPGKAGLVRSSPTHVGDRQGSDGDAISIFASSHVWIDHCFLSRCTDGLIDVIHASTAVTISNNYFSQHDKVMLLGHNDKFSADRTMRVTVVFNRFGAGLIERMPRVRFGYAHVANNKYEEWLMYAVGGSADPTILSEGNYFIASSTSFAKQVTKREAGGAWKNWKWRSSRDVFVNGAYFVPSGWGSCSPVYTRTQSFDVAHGLMVPALTSDAGPLESCVVGKAC from the exons aTGGCCTCCCTATCCCCTCTCCTTGCAGTGATATTGCTTTCATCTTCTCTAACATACATTACTTATTCCTCCTCCACTTTGGAAGCGGCCGACGACACTACTCCACAACCATGGATATCTGCCTCCAGCAATCCGAAGCCCACCAACAACATTTTGAATGTAATAGACTCATGCTGGCGCACCAAATCAAATTGGGCTGCCGACCGCCGCGCTTTGGCTGATTGCACAGTCGGCTTTGGCAAAGATGCAATCGGAGGAAAACTTGGGGAAATATATGTCGTCACCACCCCGGATGACGACCCAATAAACCCTAAACCCGGCACACTTCGATACGGTGTTATCCAAGATGAGCCACTTTGGATCACTTTTGCCGAGGACATGGCGATTAAACTCGAGAACGAGCTTCTTGTGAACAGTTACAAGACCATAGACGGGAGAGGGGCTAAAGTGGATATTGCAAATGGACCATGCATCACGGTGCAAAACGTTAGCCATGTTATTATACATGGGATTAGCATTCATGACTGTAAGCCAGGGAAAGCTGGCCTTGTTAGGAGCAGTCCAACGCATGTTGGAGATCGTCAGGGCTCGGATGGAGATGCCATCTCTATCTTTGCATCTTCGCATGTCTGGATCGACCATTGCTTTCTTTCACGTTGCACGGACGGCCTCATTGATGTAATCCATGCTTCGACTGCTGTCACCATCTCCAACAACTACTTCTCCCAGCACGATAAA GTCATGCTGCTGGGACACAACGATAAATTTAGTGCAGATAGAACTATGAGAGTCACAGTAGTCTTTAACCGTTTTGGGGCTGGCCTTATTGAGAGGATGCCTAG GGTAAGGTTTGGATATGCCCATGTCGCCAACAACAAGTATGAAGAGTGGCTTATGTATGCTGTTGGAGGCAGTGCTGATCCGACCATCCTCAGCGAAGGAAACTACTTTATCGCTTCTAGCACTTCCTTTGCCAAACAG GTTACCAAGAGAGAGGCAGGTGGTGCTTGGAAGAACTGGAAATGGAGGTCATCTAGAGATGTGTTTGTCAATGGTGCTTATTTTGTTCCATCTGGGTGGGGAAGTTGCTCTCCAGTTTACACTCGAACTCAATCATTTGACGTTGCTCATGGATTAATGGTCCCTGCCTTGACTTCTGATGCTGGTCCTCTGGAGTCCTGCGTTGTGGGTAAAGCTTGCTAA
- the LOC121267044 gene encoding stigma-specific STIG1-like protein 1: MAFTITSLSATQPDYDQGSVPAKERPTSLRGTGRFLAEKNRVTLTCDKYPKVCRENKGSPGPDCCNKRCVDVMKDSLNCGECGKKCKYSELCCKGKCVNPMSTKQHCGSCGNNCEKESLCTYGICGYAYA, translated from the coding sequence ATGGCTTTTACCATTACTTCTCTTTCCGCCACACAACCGGATTATGACCAAGGATCAGTACCAGCCAAGGAACGGCCAACTTCTCTCAGAGGGACCGGCCGCTTTCTGGCTGAGAAAAACCGGGTCACTTTGACATGCGACAAGTATCCTAAGGTTTGTCGTGAGAATAAGGGCAGCCCGGGGCCAGACTGCTGCAATAAGAGATGTGTAGATGTGATGAAAGACAGTCTCAACTGTGGCGAGTGTGGAAAGAAATGCAAGTATTCAGAGCTGTGCTGCAAAGGTAAGTGTGTGAATCCCATGTCCACCAAACAGCATTGCGGAAGCTGCGGCAACAACTGCGAGAAAGAGAGTTTATGTACGTACGGGATTTGCGGCTATGCCTATGCATGA
- the LOC121268261 gene encoding glycosyltransferase BC10, giving the protein MTKKAPPPIVARRVIWLSWKLVLSLSLALCALALLRLHSQPGLSSPSPSLLRPRVSRYILDRPSKIAFLFLARTNLPLDFLWDTFFENADVANFSIYIHSAPGFVFDDSTAKSPFFRGRELKNSIQVLWGESSMIEAEKLLLNAALEDPANQRFILLSDSCVPLYNFGFIYNYVMASPRSFVDSFLDMKEGRYNPKMSPVIPKEKWRKGSQWIALVRSHAEVIVEDEAILSVFKKFCKRRPPVDASKGKLNINLQKQHNCIPDEHYVQTLLAMSDLEGELERRTLTYTLWNQSATKMEKKGWHPFTFNFANAGPKQINEIKDINHVYYETEFRIEWCRSNSMLVPCFLFARKFSQGAAMRLLSDGVVGHSDAAELLDSLP; this is encoded by the exons ATGACGAAGAAAGCCCCACCGCCAATAGTTGCGCGCCGTGTTATCTGGTTGAGCTGGAAGCTtgtcctctccctctccctcgcTCTTTGCGCCCTTGCTCTCCTCAGACTCCACTCTCAGCCCGgcctctcttctccctctccaTCTCTCCTCCGTCCTCGAGTTTCTCGCTATATCCTCGACCGCCCCTCCAAGATCGCCTTCCTTTTCCTCGCTCGTACTAACCTCCCTCTCGATTTTCTCTGGGATACTTTCTTCGAG AATGCTGACGTTGCCAACTTCTCGATCTATATTCACTCGGCGCCGGGGTTCGTGTTTGACGACTCAACGGCAAAGTCGCCTTTCTTTCGTGGTCGAGAATTGAAGAATAGCATTCAG GTGTTATGGGGAGAATCGAGTATGATTGAAGCGGAGAAGTTGTTGCTTAACGCAGCTCTTGAGGATCCAGCGAATCAAAGATTTATTCTACTCTCTGACAG TTGCGTTCCCCTGTACAACTTTGGCTTCATATACAACTATGTGATGGCTTCTCCAAGAAGTTTTGTGGACAG CTTTCTTGACATGAAAGAGGGCCGCTACAACCCGAAGATGTCACCTGTAATACCAAAGGAGAAATGGCGAAAAGGGTCCCAG TGGATTGCTTTAGTTCGAAGCCATGCAGAAGTCATTGTAGAGGACGAGGCTATTCTTTCAGTATTTAAGAAATTCTGCAAG CGACGCCCCCCTGTAGATGCCAGCAAGGGAAAGCTGAATATT AATCTTCAGAAGCAACATAACTGTATTCCAGATGAACACTATGTGCAGACATTGCTTGCG ATGAGTGATCTTGAAGGTGAACTTGAACGAAGAACATTGACCTATACCCTATGGAATCAGTCTGCAACAAAAATGGAGAAGAAAGGCTGGCATCCGTTTACATTCAATTTTGCAAACGCTGGCCCTAAACAAATCAACGAAATAAAG GACATCAACCATGTGTACTATGAGACGGAGTTCCGGATAGAATGGTGCCGTAGTAATTCTATGCTTGTTCCCTGTTTTTTGTTTGCAAGGAAATTTTCCCAGGGAGCTGCCATGCGCCTCTTGAGTGATGGAGTGGTTGGTCACTCTGATGCTGCTGAACTGCTAGACTCACTCCCATGA